One part of the Trichomycterus rosablanca isolate fTriRos1 chromosome 25, fTriRos1.hap1, whole genome shotgun sequence genome encodes these proteins:
- the LOC134302310 gene encoding gamma-crystallin M2-like — translation MGRVSTKVIFYEDRNFMGRTYECSSDCSDMSSYMSRCHSCRVESGCWMVYDRPNFMGNQYFMRKGEYADYHSMWGWGMNDWIRSCRMIPMHRGSYRMRIYDKENYMGQMMEVSDDCDSIMDRYHWSSGCHSCHVMDGHWLVYEHPQHRGRMWHFGPGEYRSFREMMGMSSMRFMSMRRIMDSWY, via the exons ATGGGCAGAGTAAGTACCA AGGTCATCTTTTACGAGGACAGGAACTTCATGGGTCGCACCTATGAGTGCAGCAGCGACTGCTCCGACATGTCGTCCTACATGAGCCGCTGCCACTCGTGCAGGGTGGAGAGCGGCTGCTGGATGGTGTACGATCGGCCTAACTTCATGGGGAATCAGTATTTTATGAGGAAAGGCGAGTACGCCGACTACCACAGCATGTGGGGCTGGGGCATGAACGACTGGATCAGGTCCTGCCGCATGATTCCTATG CACAGAGGCTCGTACAGAATGAGGATTTACGACAAGGAGAACTACATGGGACAGATGATGGAGGTGAGTGACGACTGCGACTCCATCATGGATCGCTACCACTGGTCAAGCGGATGCCACTCATGCCATGTTATGGACGGGCACTGGCTCGTGTATGAACATCCACAACACCGAGGCAGGATGTGGCACTTTGGACCAGGAGAGTACCGTAGCTTCAGAGAGATGATGGGAATGAGTAGCATGAGGTTCATGAGCATGAGGCGCATCATGGATTCCtggtattaa
- the bud23 gene encoding probable 18S rRNA (guanine-N(7))-methyltransferase, with translation MSSSCRRPEHMAPPEVFYNEKEAKKYSQNSRMIEIQTQMSERALELLSLPEDQPCYLLDVGCGSGLSGDYLSEEGHYWVGVDISTAMLDVAIDREVEGDLVLGDMGQGMPFRPGTFDGCISISALQWLCNADKKTHSPPKRLHSFFSTLYSSLVRGARAVFQVYPENSEQLELITTQAMRAGFTGGMVVDYPNSSKAKKFFLCLFAGVSGVLPKGLGSETVDKDVSNQAQFTGQRSRFKNMKGKSAKKSKDWIKEKKERRRRQGKEVRADTKYTGRHRRPRF, from the exons ATGTCCTCTAGCTGTCGCAGACCGGAGCACATGGCACCTCCAGAGGTG TTCTACAATGAGAAAGAAGCAAAGAAATACTCTCAAAA CTCTCGCATGATCGAGATCCAGACTCAGATGTCAGAAAGAGCGCTGGAGCTGCTGAGCCTACCTGAAGATCAGCCGTGCTATTTGCTGGATGTCGG CTGTGGCTCTGGGCTCAGTGGTGATTATTTATCAGAAGAAGGACATTACTGGGTCGGTGTGGACATCAGCACTGCCATGTTAG ATGTTGCTATAGACAGAGAAGTTGAAGGAGATCTTGTACTAGGAGACATGGGACAAGGAATGCCTTTCCGACCTGGCACTTTCGATGGCTGtatcag TATCTCAGCCTTGCAGTGGCTCTGTAATGCAGATAAAAAGACACACAGTCCACCAAAGAGACTCCACAGCTTCTTCAGCACACTGTACTCCTCACTG GTAAGAGGTGCCCGTGCGGTTTTCCAGGTTTATCCTGAAAATTCAGAACAG CTGGAGCTGATCACAACTCAGGCCATGAGAGCAGGGTTCACAGGAGGCATGGTGGTCGACTACCCCAACAGCAGCAAAGCCAAAAA ATTCTTCCTCTGCCTGTTTGCCGGCGTGTCCGGTGTCCTGCCCAAG GGTTTGGGGTCTGAGACTGTGGACAAAGATGTTTCAAATCAGGCCCAGTTCACAGGACAGAG GTCTcgcttcaaaaacatgaaggGCAAGTCAGCGAAGAAAAGCAAGGACTGGATCAAGGAGAAAAAGGAGAGGAGACGACGCCAGGGCAA GGAGGTAAGGGCGGACACGAAATACACCGGACGCCACAGAAGACCTCGATTCTAA
- the dnajc30b gene encoding dnaJ (Hsp40) homolog, subfamily C, member 30b has product MAEVGRDLRAGVFVFKSYYVLNVTENLCVRFTPTLNNKSVFKDDEEIVRKRCLEEPVKHRSDSKQNESKQSPVFYTFAQDSTHLNRFGSVRFIGTSRNAPVCSHHPGLCRTFSTLQSPREEPQSSAHTVFTSRSHSYSTNGKPDTPLYRTRTAYYDILQVSPNATQAQIKTAYYRQSFRYHPDKNAGSDEAVRRFTEISEAYTVLGSVSLRRKYDRGILSLSDLQSAGRPSTRKDKAPPRTTASSEKHKQRFSGTNSTTGSGKTMFDFDAFYRAHYGEQLEREKVMRRWRELRRQSQQENFQKWKMEKLTEITITAMLALGIAILFSLKS; this is encoded by the exons ATGGCGGAGGTCGGTCGTGATTTAAGAGccggtgtttttgtttttaaaagctattatgttttaaatgtaacagAGAATCTGTGTGTGCGGTTCACTCCGACATTAAATAACAAGAGTGTATTTAAAGACGATGAAGAAATAGTTAGGAAACGTTGTTTAGAGGAGCCGGTGAAGCACCGCAGTGACAGTAAACAGAACGAATCAAAACAATCCCCAGTCTTCTATACGTTCGCTCAGGATTCGACTCATTTGAATCGGTTCGGTTCTGTTCGGTTCATCGGTACCAGCAGAAATGCTCCTGTATGCTCCCATCACCCCGGACTGTGCAGGACTTTCAGTACATTACAGTCACCGAGAGAGGAACCGCAGAGTTCTGCTCACACCGTGTTCACAAGCCGGTCTCACAGCTACAGCACGAACGGTAAACCGGACACCCCGCTGTACCGGACCAGAACCGCATATTATGATATTCTACAG GTTTCCCCAAACGCCACTCAAGCCCAGATCAAGACTGCGTATTATCGGCAGAGCTTTCGGTACCATCCCGACAAGAACGCAGGCAGCGACGAGGCCGTGCGCCGATTTACAGAGATCAGTGAAGCCTACACAGTTCTGGGCAGTGTAAGCCTGAGGAGAAAGTACGATCGGGGTATACTGAGCCTGTCTGACCTTCAGAGCGCCGGTAGACCCTCGACCCGCAAAGACAAAGCACCTCCTCGAACCACGGCCAGCTCCGAAAAGCACAAGCAGAGATTCTCGGGCACGAACTCGACGACAGGAAGTGGAAAGACGATGTTTGACTTTGATGCATTTTACCGCGCACACTATGGTGAGCAGCTGGAGAGGGAGAAGGTTATGCGCCGGTGGAGAGAGTTACGCAGGCAGAGCCAGCAGGAGAATTTCCAGAAGTGGAAGATGGAGAAGCTGACGGAGATAACGATCACTGCTATGCTTGCTCTAGGGATCGCCATTCTGTTCAGCCTAAAATCCTGA